In a single window of the Oryctolagus cuniculus chromosome 9, mOryCun1.1, whole genome shotgun sequence genome:
- the H4C16 gene encoding histone H4, with protein MSGRGKGGKGLGKGGAKRHRKVLRDNIQGITKPAIRRLARRGGVKRISGLIYEETRGVLKVFLENVIRDAVTYTEHAKRKTVTAMDVVYALKRQGRTLYGFGG; from the coding sequence ATGTCCGGACGCGGCAAAGGCGGCAAAGGCCTGGGCAAGGGCGGCGCCAAGCGCCACCGCAAGGTGCTGCGCGACAACATCCAGGGCATCACCAAGCCCGCCATCCGCCGCCTGGCCCGGCGCGGCGGCGTCAAGCGCATCTCCGGGCTCATCTACGAGGAGACTCGGGGCGTGCTCAAGGTCTTCCTGGAGAACGTGATCCGCGACGCCGTCACCTACACGGAGCACGCCAAGCGCAAGACGGTCACGGCCATGGACGTGGTCTACGCGCTCAAGCGCCAGGGCCGCACGCTCTATGGCTTCGGCGGCTAG